From the genome of Ananas comosus cultivar F153 linkage group 16, ASM154086v1, whole genome shotgun sequence, one region includes:
- the LOC109722284 gene encoding protein ABHD17B-like, with translation MGGVTSSIAARFAFFPPAPPSYRLLADDATGKLLIPELSAPSSAAAAAAAARRGRRRRAAAEAEAEAVVEAEEAEVLRLRTRRGHEIVAVYVRNPRATATLLYSHGNAADLGQMFGLFVELSHRLRVNLMGYDYAGYGRSTGKPTEYNTYADIEAAYNCLKEQYGVADEDIILYGQSVGSGPTIDLASRVPNLRAVVLHSPILSGLRVLYPVKRTYWFDIYKNIDKIGLVNCPVLVIHGTSDDVVDCSHGKQLWELSKVKYTPLWLSGGGHCNLELYPDFIRHLKKFISSVAKQAAKNGSKEPTVKDGAHNNNKDIIEIIPSERPRTQEAAHRPEASRNSLDSRVVKSKAADLPEKSRMSSDDVDKFRRRRCLVW, from the exons ATGGGCGGCGTGACCTCCTCGATCGCCGCGCGCTTCGCCTTCTTCCCCCCCGCCCCGCCCTCCTACCGCCTCCTCGCCGACGACGCCACCGGAAAACTCCTCATCCCCGAGCTCTCCGCTCcttcctccgccgcggcggcggcggcggcggcgcggcggggccggcggcggagggcggcggcggaggcggaggcggaggcggtggtcgaagcggaggaggcggaggtgcTGAGGCTGCGGACGCGGCGGGGGCACGAGATCGTCGCGGTGTACGTGCGGAACCCTAGGGCCACGGCGACGCTGCTCTACTCGCACGGGAACGCCGCCGACCTCGGCCAGATGTTCGGGCTCTTCGTCGAGCTCAGCCACCGCCTCCGCGTCAATCTCATGgg GTATGACTATGCTGGTTATGGAAGATCCACAGGAAAG CCCACTGAGTATAATACATATGCAGACATTGAAGCAGCATATAATTGTCTCAAGGAACAGTATGGAGTAGCTGATGAGGACATAATCTTATATGGCCAATCTGTTGGAAGTGGTCCGACGATTGATCTTGCCTCACGAGTGCCGAACTTGAGGGCTGTAGTTTTACATAGTCCCATTCTTTCTGGATTACGAGTACTATATCCTGTCAAACGCACATATTGGTTTGACATCTACAAG AATATTGACAAAATTGGCTTGGTAAACTGTCCAGTCCTTGTCATTCAT GGCACATCGGATGATGTTGTTGACTGCTCACATGGAAAGCAGCTATGGGAGCTTAGCAAAGTAAAGTACACGCCCTTGTGGCTTAGTGGTGGCGGCCACTGCAATCTCGAGTTGTACCCTGACTTCATACGCCACCTTAAGAAATTCATTTCGTCTGTTGCTAAGCAAGCTGCAAAGAATGGCTCGAAAGAACCAACGGTGAAAGACGGCGCCCATAACAACAATAAGGACATTATTGAGATTATACCCTCTGAGAGACCACGAACACAGGAAGCCGCCCACCGTCCTGAGGCCTCGAGGAACAGTTTAGACAGTCGAGTTGTGAAATCCAAGGCTGCAGATCTTCCCGAGAAGTCGAGGATGAGTTCAGATGATGTCGATAAGTTCAGAAGGAGGCGATGCTTAGTTTGGTGA